The following proteins come from a genomic window of Anopheles ziemanni chromosome 3, idAnoZiCoDA_A2_x.2, whole genome shotgun sequence:
- the LOC131285708 gene encoding gastrula zinc finger protein XlCGF28.1-like, with amino-acid sequence MAGEVLTQITIEDVCRFCLSKEQCVPLFVESFINDFLMEAIDLLLLKVDENDGLPNAVCEHCCRIMVEYAKFEAKAVESYRILAEALSDVGYIGTSPCDEMKTEAKVTEEYVALRCEDDVQDSTGSDCRVEKKLEVETTQQEKEQEDATTVQKNGLETNHQEPTHISNGNSKGGRSKKKCPVCGKLVSQLSKHMPVHSDTKKYTCEYCDKQFTYDTSLRKHLNIHRGIRKYFCQYCYQRFCDRSSLRYHEAKHLGERKYCCEECPSTFYTASQQKQHIRLAHREREFQCKQCGKMFPMKHHLDDHLLKHTEERPYGCTICGKKFKRRRHFLDHSVSHE; translated from the exons ATGGCCGGCGAAGTTCTAACGCAAATAACAATCGAGGATGTGTGTCGATTTTGTCTCTCTAAGGAGCAATGTGTTCCCCTGTTCGTCGAATCATTCATCAACGATTTCTTAATGGAAGCAATCGATTTATTGCTGCTGAAG gtAGACGAAAACGATGGCCTTCCAAACGCAGTCTGCGAACATTGCTGTCGGATAATGGTTGAGTATGCAAAGTTTGAAGCTAAAGCAGTCGAATCCTATCGCATCTTGGCCGAAGCCCTATCGGATGTTgggtacatcggaacatcgcCGTGTGATGAGATGAAGACGGAAGCGAAAGTCACAGAAGAGTACGTTGCCTTGAGATGTGAAGATGACGTGCAAGATTCTACCGGAAGTGACTGCCGGGTTGAGAAGAAGCTGGAAGTTGAAACTACTCAGCAAGAGAAGGAGCAAGAAGATGCAACAACCGTACAGAAAAACGGACTAGAAACTAACCATCAGGAACCTACGCATATAAGCAACGGAAATAGTAAAGGTGGACGGTCGAAAAAGAAGTGTCCAGTTTGTGGGAAACTTGTGTCCCAGCTCAGCAAACACATGCCGGTACACTCGGACACGAAAAAGTACACCTGCGAGTATTGTGACAAGCAGTTCACCTACGACACGAGTCTGCGAAAGCACCTGAACATCCACCGTGGCATCCGAAAGTACTTCTGTCAGTACTGCTACCAGCGTTTCTGCGATCGGTCCTCGCTGCGCTACCACGAGGCAAAACACCTCGGTGAGCGGAAGTACTGTTGCGAGGAATGTCCCAGCACGTTCTATACAGCATcccagcagaagcagcacaTCCGTTTGGCCCACCGGGAACGGGAGTTTCAGTGCAAGCAGTGCGGTAAAATGTTCCCCATGAA GCATCATCTGGACGATCACTTGCTTAAGCATACGGAAGAACGACCGTACGGCTGCACGATTTGTGGGAAGAAATTCAAGAGGCGCAGGCACTTTCTGGACCATTCCGTATCTCACGAATGA